CAGTTCCTAACCCTGGCGGGTCTTTGGGGTGGCCATGCAAATCCTGCCACAGTGTGGGTGTCTGTGTGCCTGGCTGTGACCTTGAGGGGACATATCCACATTGCCCGGTGTAGGGGGTCACGGTCCTGTGATCGTGACACATCCCCGTTGATGTCCTTGTGCATGGTGCCGTGTGGGTGGGGCGAGGGTGTGTGTAAGGCCCTGTGTGTCCACATACAGCCTACATGTATGAACCAAGTCCCCCTCCGTGAAACTCGAGGAGCGACCTTGAACACCAAGTGACTGACTCGGAGGCCGATCTAGAAATGGATAACTCTATCCTGCTCTCGCTGCCCGTGTCTCCAGCAACGTGTCTTTGACCTTGAATGCCACTTCTGTGTCCGATGTTTTTTCCCTGGGTCGGATCTAGTGGGTCCACATCTGAGCTCTGGCCCTCTGGGTCGGTTCTACAACTTTGAATTCCCACAAAGTGGCTTGGGGATGAATCACAGTTTTAACTTTGGCTCTCTTTATCTGGCTCTTCCCCTAAGTCTGGCTTACTTTGGCTCAATCTATATTTACAACCTGAACATCCACACATATGTCTATGTAAATCAGTCTGTGTGTCCTCTGTTTAAaacaactaatatttattaagcaattacAATGTGCCGGGCATCAcgcttgctttctctctcctaTTTAGTTCGTACaaccatcccattttacagatgaggatatagaggcacagagaggtcagttTGCTCAAAGTCCCACAGATAAGATGTTTGGATTCACAGACTTTTACTCTGTCACATCAGATTTAACCACTACACTACAGATTCATGTCAGTGAACAAGGCTTTGGGGGCCTGAGTGCATATCAGTGTGCCTCCCTGGGTACCCTTCTCAAGAGCCCCATCTTGTTGTTCCGACTGCATGTGCCAGAGTGTGACCCAGTACACGCAGATCTACACTGGAGGCTGTAAATTTAGGTCTGAGCTTCCATGTCCAAATCTGcgtctgtgcctgtgtgtgcccGTGTGCACTGtccatattcacacacacacgtgaacGTCTGTGCTGTGATTCCTGAAGCTGCAACCCATGTGCACGCAGGTTGTCTGTATCAGTTTCTAAGTCAGAAGACTGGTTGAGCCTGTATGTTTGCCCGTGACCTTGTGTGGCCTCATCTGTGTCCTTGTCAGACACGCTGCGTTTGGCTGAGATGTCCAGACTCTGGAGCCAAGACCGTGTGTCATACATATTGAGTGGCCACATCTTTTTGATGTCTGTGACAGCTCGGTGACCTTGAAGGGCTGGTTCCAAGTGACCACCTGTCTGGGCCTATATCCACTGCGCTTGTCTTCACTCCCCATCACAGAGGACATCTTGCCCTCTGGTCCTTTCCCTGTCCTCTCTCTCCCGGAGTCTTGTAGCAGATGGGTGGGGGCCAAGGGTAGGGCGACAGTGCTGGAGAAAACCAACAGCAGCTGTAAAAGCTAGAGAGAAGGCAGCGCTTAAAAATCAGCAGCAAGGACATCTTAAGAAGCCCGGGGAAGGCATGGGTGGAAAATATGTGGCAAGGGCAGGGTGCAAGGAAGGTGCAGAATGCAAGGAAAAGGACTCTGTCCTCAGGGGTCTTCCTCTATCCCCTCTCCCAGCGGCCCAGGACGACAGTGACAAAGTGCGGAGGAGTGAGGAGTGTGCGCCCCACTCGCAGCCATGGCAAGTGGCCCTCTTCGAGCGGGGGCGCTTTAACTGCGgtgcttccctcctctccccacgcTGGGTGCTGTCTGCAGCCCACTGTCAAACGCGGTACGAAGGAGGGGCTCGGGGTACGCAGTGGGCATAGCGGGCAGGGCTTAAGGGATCTGAAAATCTCTGATTCTGGGGAAGAAAGAGCCGGAGCCTGGGAACTGAATTCCAGGAGTGTGCATAACTTTGACACCTCGGCGAGGGGGTGGGGGGTCTGGAAGTATGGCGGGCGTCAGAGCCTTGGGGAAAGGGTCATGGGATTTCCAGATTCCCAAAGAGTCAGGGGACCCCAGGTCGCCTGCTCTTTGATCTTTCTGTCTGCCCCTCATTCCACTTGCGGGTAATCACCTGCCCGCCCAGCTCCATGAGAGTGCGCTTGGGCGAGCACAATCTACGCAAGCGCGATGGCCCAGAGCAACTGCGGACTGTTTCTCGCATCATCCCGCATCCGCAATACGAAGCGCGAAGCCACCGCCATGATGTGATGTTGCTGCGTCTAACCCGGCCCGCGCGCCTCTCCGCCCAAGTGCGCCCGATCCCGCTGCCCACGCGCTGTCCCCAACCTGGCGAGGCCTGCGTGGTGTCAGGCTGGGGCCTGGTGCCTGACAAAGAGCCTGGGGCCGCAGGGAGCCCAGTGTCACAAGGTGCGTGAAAGGATGGGACTGGATGATGTCAGGCCTCAAGGACCCTATTCTCCAGGGCTCTTGGACAGAGGGGACAGGGCCTGAAAATGTATGGATTCACTTCAAGTCTCCTGTCCTCCCCAGTGAGCCTGCCAGACACCTTGCATTGTGCCAATATCAGCATTCTCTCGACCACATCTTGTAACAAGGACTACCCAGGGCACCTGATGAGCACCATGGTGTGTGCTGGCGCGGAGAGTGGAGGCACCGACTCCTGCGAGGTCAGAGCTGAGAAGGAGTCGTGGAAGGAGGTGGAAAGGAGGGGGACACATTTGGGAGCTGGGATGGGGCTGGGTTTTGCTTGCTTTGGACCAGAGAAGATGCTAAGGTTtggagatggagaaagaaaggcAGTAAGAGTGGGGGTGAGGTTGGAGTTGGGGTTCAAGAGGGTTATagtgttgtgttgtgttgtgtttgGGCTGGATGATGTGGAGCTGAGAATGAGTTTGGTTTGATTTCAGATAGGACATATGTCAGGGCTGAATTGGGGGTGGGGTAACTTTTGCTTGGGATGCAAAAGACATGCTGATGGGGCTGGGTTGTGTTGGAAGTGCGGATGAGGTTAGATTCTGAATGGGAAAGATGTAGGGGTTGGGTTGGGTTGCGGTTGCAGGGGGTGGGATTGGACATGGGTTGGCTGAGTTGTAATGGACAGTGTTGGGTCGAGGTTGGGTTGGATTGGTTTGGGTTGAGTGGAATTGGGGTGGGTTTGAATGGGGTAGGGCTGGATTGGGTTTTGACCGAGATTCTGAATGGTGATTAGGATGGGGACGGGGCACTGGATCCAGAACATTCCCATTCAGgcttccccttctccccacagGGTGATTCCGGAGGACCTCTGGTCTGTGGAGGCATCCTGCAGGGCATTGTGTCCTGGGGTGATGTCCCCTGTGACACTACCACCAAGCCTGGTGTCTATACCAAAGTCTGCAGCTACTTGGAGTGGATGAAGGAAACCATGTCGAGGAACTAACTATTCTGACATACTGCCTGAGTCTCAGAAGCCCACATGGCTGGCCAGCAGTCCCAACCTGACCTGGGACAGAACTGGGCCACCTGCCAATAGCCTATCCAAGGCCCAGAGGTTAGCCAAGGACCTGCCCATCTGAGACCAGAGCTGGTGCTCAAGGTCACCTGTTTGATACCAAGATAACAGAGAGCA
This genomic interval from Vicugna pacos chromosome 9, VicPac4, whole genome shotgun sequence contains the following:
- the KLK15 gene encoding kallikrein-15 isoform X1, yielding MLLEDLEGVRLQQSPGPSFTMWRLLIFSFLLMPAAAQDDSDKVRRSEECAPHSQPWQVALFERGRFNCGASLLSPRWVLSAAHCQTRSMRVRLGEHNLRKRDGPEQLRTVSRIIPHPQYEARSHRHDVMLLRLTRPARLSAQVRPIPLPTRCPQPGEACVVSGWGLVPDKEPGAAGSPVSQVSLPDTLHCANISILSTTSCNKDYPGHLMSTMVCAGAESGGTDSCEGDSGGPLVCGGILQGIVSWGDVPCDTTTKPGVYTKVCSYLEWMKETMSRN
- the KLK15 gene encoding kallikrein-15 isoform X2; the encoded protein is MWRLLIFSFLLMPAAAQDDSDKVRRSEECAPHSQPWQVALFERGRFNCGASLLSPRWVLSAAHCQTRSMRVRLGEHNLRKRDGPEQLRTVSRIIPHPQYEARSHRHDVMLLRLTRPARLSAQVRPIPLPTRCPQPGEACVVSGWGLVPDKEPGAAGSPVSQVSLPDTLHCANISILSTTSCNKDYPGHLMSTMVCAGAESGGTDSCEGDSGGPLVCGGILQGIVSWGDVPCDTTTKPGVYTKVCSYLEWMKETMSRN